A section of the Telopea speciosissima isolate NSW1024214 ecotype Mountain lineage chromosome 3, Tspe_v1, whole genome shotgun sequence genome encodes:
- the LOC122653722 gene encoding serine/threonine-protein kinase-like protein At5g23170, with amino-acid sequence MEEFEYGELQSATDDFSLSALVGKGSHGCVYKGVLGDGKLVAIKKPSIGLQILRDNSKLDNEIEVLSSLHRSPYLVNLVGVSHDGLTQKKLLVMEFMPNGSLHDSLHNMSTPPSWSKRLHVALQVARAVQTLHEARPSIIHRDIKSANILFDSNWNAKLADFGLAVRQNESTQPVNSPSQPAGTIGYLDPCYTTPGKLSTRIDVFSFGVVLLEMISCRRAIDARRDPASIVEWALSLISGNRGGLEVCDTRIALPGNMEGTIRCILNVAAQCVSSKEECRPSMAEIVSELENCMVRPIRYPVWRSLLRSVLSRRKRKATTRTTTIICTTHQADVHVDHSRGKLLVREVLAEVSFN; translated from the coding sequence ATGGAGGAATTCGAATACGGCGAGCTCCAATCTGCAACCGACGATTTCTCCCTATCGGCACTCGTCGGAAAAGGAAGCCATGGATGTGTCTACAAAGGTGTTCTAGGAGATGGCAAGCTTGTCGCGATTAAAAAGCCTTCGATCGGTCTTCAAATCCTTCGAGACAACTCCAAGCTCGATAACGAGATTGAGGTTCTCTCTTCTCTACATAGAAGCCCTTACCTGGTCAACCTGGTTGGAGTGAGTCACGATGGTTTGACTCAGAAGAAACTCCTTGTCATGGAGTTCATGCCCAATGGATCTCTTCATGACTCGCTCCATAACATGTCTACCCCTCCAAGCTGGTCTAAACGTTTACACGTGGCTCTCCAAGTCGCCCGAGCGGTGCAGACACTGCATGAGGCCAGACCTTCTATCATTCACAGAGATATCAAATCAGCCAACATCTTGTTCGATTCCAATTGGAATGCCAAGTTGGCAGATTTCGGCCTTGCCGTGAGGCAGAACGAGTCAACTCAGCCGGTTAACTCACCGAGTCAACCCGCTGGTACAATTGGTTACTTGGACCCTTGTTACACCACACCAGGAAAACTAAGTACCAGAATTGATGTTTTCAGCTTTGGTGTGGTATTACTAGAAATGATAAGCTGTAGGCGAGCAATCGATGCCAGGCGAGATCCGGCTTCTATCGTCGAATGGGCGTTGTCGTTGATCAGTGGGAATCGAGGAGGGCTCGAGGTGTGCGATACGAGGATCGCATTGCCCGGCAACATGGAAGGCACAATACGTTGCATTCTCAATGTTGCGGCTCAATGTGTTTCGTCGAAGGAAGAGTGTCGTCCTTCAATGGCAGAGATAGTCTCAGAACTAGAGAATTGTATGGTGAGACCGATTCGATATCCGGTGTGGCGTAGCCTTCTTCGGAGCGTTCTCTCACGAAGAAAACGGAAAGCGACGACACGGACTACCACAATAATATGCACAACACATCAAGCAGACGTCCATGTTGATCATTCAAGAGGGAAGCTGTTGGTAAGAGAGGTTTTAGCCGAAGTATCCTTCAATTGA
- the LOC122656848 gene encoding translocase of chloroplast 34-like, which translates to MASNIIREWTGIQQFPLATQTKLLELLGNLKQENVSTLTILVMGKGGVGKSSTLNSIIGERVVAVSAFQSEGPRPVMVSRSRAGFTLNIVDTPGLVEGGYVNDHALEIIKRFLLNKTIDVMLYVDRLDAYRVDTLDRQVIKAITDSFGKGIWSRGLIVLTHAQLSPPDGINYDEFFSRRSEALLKVVRLGARLKKQEIQEFGIPVVLVENSGRCNTNDSGEKVLPNGTAWIPNLVKTITNVISNGSKAILVDKKLIEGPNPNDKGKLLIPLILAFQYFFVVKPIQRSIRQDVAKESRPLWELRDMGMSNREF; encoded by the exons ATGGCATCCAACATAATCCGCGAATGGACTGGTATTCAGCAGTTCCCACTTGCCACACAGACAAAATTGCTCGAACTGTTGGGGAACTTAAAGCAAGAG AATGTGAGCACCTTGACAATCCTTGTAATGGGGAAAGGTGGTGTTGGGAAGTCTTCAACACTTAATTCCATCATAGGAGAACGGGTTGTTGCAGTAAGTGCATTCCAG TCAGAGGGACCAAGACCAGTAATGGTTTCGCGCTCTAGGGCAGGGTTTACATTGAACATCGTCGACACTCCTGGCCTTGTAGAAGGGGGATATGTCAATGATCATGCTCTTGAGATCATAAAGCG GTTCCTTTTGAACAAAACAATTGATGTTATGCTCTATGTGGATCGGCTGGATGCTTATAGAGTGGACACTTTGGATAGGCAGGTCATTAAAGCAATCACTGATAGTTTTGGTAAAGGAATATGGAGTAGGGGTTTGATTGTCCTCACGCATGCTCAGCTCTCACCACCGGACGGAATTAATTATGATGAATTCTTCTCTAGAAGATCAGAAGCTCTTCTAAAAGTTGTTCGTTTGGGTGCTCGCTTGAAAAAACAGGAGATCCAG GAGTTCGGCATTCCAGTTGTTTTGGTTGAGAACAGCGGGAGGTGCAATACAAATGACAGTGGTGAAAAG GTTCTTCCAAATGGCACTGCTTGGATTCCAAACTTGGTAAAAACAATCACAAATGTCATTTCAAATGGGAGCAAAGCAATTTTGGTTGACAAGAAGTTAATTGAAGGGCCCAATCCAAACGATAAGGGAAAGCTGTTGATTCCATTGATATTGGCCTTCCAG TATTTCTTTGTTGTTAAACCAATTCAACGGTCAATCAGGCAGGATGTTGCAAAGGAAAGTAGGCCTTTGTGGGAGTTGCGGGACATGGGCATGTCCAACCGCGAGTTCTGA